The following is a genomic window from Mycoplasma bradburyae.
AAGTTGAAGACTAGTAAGCAAGGCTAATAATAAAGAAGAAATAACCATTTATACGCAAGCTTGAACTATAAAGAAAAATCAAAATGGAAAATATGGTCTCGCAAAATATACTAATGACGTAATAAGTGCAAAAACTTTGGATCAAATTAAAGAAGATAAAGATTTATTAAACATTCTTTTAAAATCAGAATCTATCGTAAAGAAAAAAGAGGATAATGCTGAAAAATCTGAAACCAATAAGATGGTTCAAGATGGAAGCGAAACCAAAGAAAATAAAAAAGTTGAAACTATTTTAGATAAGTATGATATTAAAAATGTATCAGCAACAAAAATTAATTTAAATGATATATTTAGTAAAAAATATTTCGAAGGTAGTTTCATTTCGCAAAACACAAAGGAAAGCTTATTTAGAGCTTTGTATGTAGCCAATGATGATTTGGGTATGTTACTATCTAAATCTATAAAAAACTTTCAACCAAAACAAAAATAAGAACATTTAGCATATTAGTTTTATATGAAGAATCAAATTTAACTAAAACTACTAAGTTATATAACTAGCATATAAATAAACTTTCGAATGTCGTTCGAAAGTTTATTTTCATATCAAAATAATCATATATATATATATATATATATATATATAATTTAATGGTGTATAAAAACATAATTAATATTTTTTAATAAAATATCTGTTTTCGCTAACCTAATAAAAGTTAGTCTTAATTTATAAATTAAAAATTATAATTATATAATTATAATAAAATTTATGGAAATAAGAATCGGTCAAGGTTTTGATAGTCACAAACTAAAAAATAAGAAAAACAACCAGATTTTTTTGGGTGGAATTCCTATTAAAGCAGACCAACAAGTAATAGCAAATTCAGATGGTGATGTAGTCATCCACGCATTAAGCGATGCTGTTTTAGGTTGCGGTGCTTTTGGTGACATCGGAATGTATTTCAATGAAAATGATCCAACTAATAAAGGTTTGGATTCTAAAACTATTTTAAACTACTGCTTAAAACTAATTAAAAAGCTTAAATTGGATTTTGTAAACATTGATTTAACAATTTTTGCTCAAGATATAAGAATTGATCCAGTTAGACTGGAAATTAAAAGTTCTTTAATGAAACTAACTGGTTGTAAACAAGTAAATGTAAAGGCTAAAAGTTACGAAGAGCCTAGAAATGAAATAGCATGTTCATGTGTTGTTTTAATGAGTAGTAATAAATAGAAAGATTGCGATATATGGCGAAATTAAACTACGAAATTGAAAAAGTTCTAATTACCAATGAACAGATAAATGAAGCTGCCATCAAAGCAGCTAAATGAATTAACGAAACCTACAAAGACGATGAAATCGTCTTAGTAGGAATCTTAAAAGGTTGCATTCCTTTTATTGGAAAAATTATCGATAAAATTGATTGTGAAGTAATCCTAGACTTTATGACATTAAGTTCATTTAAGGGAGAAACAAAATCACAAGGCGCACCTAAGATTGTAATGGACTTAGCCTATGATGTCAGGGATAAAAATGTCTTATTAGTTGAAGATATTATTGATAGTGGTAACACGATTAAGATTGTTTTAGATCTTCTAAAACAAAGAGGGGCTAAATCAGTTAAACTATTAACCTTCTTAGACAAGCCTTCAGGACGTAAGGTTGATATCAAAGCAGACTATGTTTGCTTTGAAGTTCCACACGGTTTCTTAGTAGGTTTTGGATTAGACTATAAGGATAAGTTAAGAAACTTACCCTTTGTAGGTCATATGGTTTTGAAAGATTAAAATAACATTTAAAATATATAATTATTTAATATGTCAAATACATCAAATCTTAATGAACGCTTAACAGAAAACGCCAAGCAGCCAAAAAACGTTAAATCGATTATTTGGAAAACGATAGGAATAATTATCGTTATGTCGATTCTTATCGGTTTGATTCTTTTCTATACTTTACCAAGAAATGTAATAGCTAATATTTCAAATATTAAATATTTAGATGGTAATTTAGTAGCTGCTGCAACAATTAATGGACGAAGCGGTCAGTTTATTATTGATTTAGAGAATTCTAGTTTTCAAACAAACTATACTTCAGGATTATCTTTATCTGTTAGTATCTTTTTAAGAAATACTACTAATTCTAACGGTCAATCATTCTTTATTTCAGCAATTAGACCAACTGATGCTAGCACAAATGAAACTGTATTTAATATAGCTAACCTTTCAATTAACCAAACTAGAGGTATAGCTACATTAGTGACTGAAGGTGGGTCATATAGTGCGGTATTAACTAATAATCTAACAGCATTACCTAAAGAAGGTATGATGTTCTTGCCTAGTAACTTTAATATTGATACTGCAGAGATGTCATCATACTTATCAGCTGGTCGTGTTAAAGGTATTGAAAAATTATTATCAGCAGGTAATGTTCAATTACCTGACCAAAGTGCAGCAATTCTTACTCAATTTTTAGTAAGTATTGTTCCGTTTTTAATCCTATTATTCATTTACATTTTCCTAGCTAGAAGATTTAGTAGATCAATGGGAGCTGGCGGAATTGGTGAAGAAGGTGAAAACGTTTTCACTATTGGTAAGTCTCAAGCTAAGTTAGCTAAATCTACTTACAAATTCAGTGATGTAGCTGGTATTGAAGAAGAAAAATCAGAACTTATTGAATTAGTAGATTACCTAAAAAGACCTG
Proteins encoded in this region:
- the ispF gene encoding 2-C-methyl-D-erythritol 2,4-cyclodiphosphate synthase; protein product: MEIRIGQGFDSHKLKNKKNNQIFLGGIPIKADQQVIANSDGDVVIHALSDAVLGCGAFGDIGMYFNENDPTNKGLDSKTILNYCLKLIKKLKLDFVNIDLTIFAQDIRIDPVRLEIKSSLMKLTGCKQVNVKAKSYEEPRNEIACSCVVLMSSNK
- the hpt gene encoding hypoxanthine phosphoribosyltransferase, whose product is MAKLNYEIEKVLITNEQINEAAIKAAKWINETYKDDEIVLVGILKGCIPFIGKIIDKIDCEVILDFMTLSSFKGETKSQGAPKIVMDLAYDVRDKNVLLVEDIIDSGNTIKIVLDLLKQRGAKSVKLLTFLDKPSGRKVDIKADYVCFEVPHGFLVGFGLDYKDKLRNLPFVGHMVLKD